One window of the Ictidomys tridecemlineatus isolate mIctTri1 chromosome 11, mIctTri1.hap1, whole genome shotgun sequence genome contains the following:
- the LOC101976034 gene encoding PRAME family member 20 has translation MPVNQMEVGAWSERSIKGSAEPEEKHKSPGAQGEPAWPAEAPRTLHTWTDSDPSSFRLPKMSIQSPPKLLELAGRSLLSHKSRAVLDLEDLPIELFPPLFVEAFSREHTEVLKKMVQAWPFTCLPLGALMKNPQLEMIQVALDGLDMLLAQQHCQRRWKLQVLDLRMVPRNFWRTWSGATVDACSPEDIKKNRTLKLGPAMAAKLPLKIFIDLCLTERFEDEFLTHLFLWVRQRRDRLHLCCNRLKIFGKPTRHTRKVLRLLQLDSVQRVEVHCAWAPSTLAAYAPFMGQMRNLRKLLVSQVLLPAHTSPEEQERLLAQLTSQFLRMNCLQTFCVDAILLLDGHLEKVLRHLKMPLKALAITNCPLSDSDWNFLSRCPNTSQLRHLDLKGIKLTNFSLEPLKILLDTVAATLKSLDLEACEILDSQLQAILPALSRCSRLRALCFFQNHISMSVLRDLLCHTARLSQLSLELYPAPLESYDAQGAIHPRRCSQLCAELTAILKDFRQPKVLIFRTLSCPKCGCMFLYNQGLIYCSCSTAE, from the exons ATGCCAGTCAATCAGATGGAAGTAGGGGCGTGGTCAGAGAGGTCCATAAAAGGCTCTGCGGAGCCAGAAGAGAAACACAAGAGTCCTGGAGCCCAAGGGGAACCAGCCTGGCCTGCTGAGGCTCCGAGAACCCTGCATACCTGGACAGATTCC GATCCTTCTTCTTTCAGACTCCCAAAGATGAGCATCCAGTCCCCACCCAAGCTGCTGGAGCTGGCAGGGCGCAGCCTGCTGAGCCACAAGTCCAGGGCTGTCCTGGATCTGGAGGACCTGCCCATAGAGCTCTTCCCACCACTCTTTGTGGAGGCCTTCAGCAGGGAACACACTGAGGTCCTGAAGAAAATGGTGCAGGCCTGGCCCTTTACCTGCCTGCCTCTGGGTGCCCTGATGAAAAATCCACAGCTTGAGATGATTCAAGTGGCCCTGGATGGGCTGGACATGCTGCTTGCCCAGCAGCATTGCCAAAG GAGGTGGAAACTGCAGGTGCTGGATTTGCGGATGGTTCCACGGAACTTCTGGAGGACATGGTCTGGAGCCACAGTGGATGCCTGCTCACCAGAGGACATTAAGAAGAATCGAACATTGAAACTCGGTCCAGCAATGGCAGCTAAGCTGCCCTTGAAGATATTCATAGACTTGTGCCTCACAGAAAGGTTTGAGGATGAATTCCTAACCCACTTGTTCCTGTGGGTCAGACAGAGAAGAGACAGGCTGCACCTGTGTTGCAATAGGCTGAAGATCTTTGGGAAACCCACCCGTCATACCAGGAAGGTCCTGAGACTGCTGCAGTTGGACTCTGTCCAGAGGGTGGAAGTGCACTGCGCCTGGGCGCCCTCCACCTTGGCTGCTTATGCTCCTTTTATGGgtcagatgaggaacctgaggaaGCTGCTTGTCTCCCAGGTCCTCCTACCTGCCCACACCTCCCCAGAGGAGCAGGAGCGGCTGCTTGCCCAGCTCACCTCGCAGTTCCTCAGGATGAACTGCCTGCAGACGTTCTGTGTGGATGCTATCCTCCTCCTCGACGGCCACCTGGAAAAGGTGCTGAG GCACCTGAAGATGCCCCTGAAGGCCCTCGCAATAACCAACTGCCCGCTGTCAGATTCAGACTGGAATTTTCTTTCCCGATGCCCAAACACCAGCCAGCTCAGACACCTAGATCTAAAGGGCATCAAACTGACCAATTTTAGTCTGGAGCCCCTCAAAATTCTTCTGGACACTGTTGCAGCCACTCTGAAGAGCCTAGACTTGGAAGCCTGTGAGATCCTGGACTCCCAGCTCCAAGCCATCCTGCCTGCGCTGAGCCGCTGCTCCCggctcagggccttgtgctttTTCCAGAATCACATCTCCATGTCGGTCCTCAGGGACCTGCTGTGCCACACTGCCAGGCTGAGCCAGTTGAGCCTAGAGCTATACCCTGCTCCTCTGGAGAGCTATGATGCCCAGGGTGCCATCCACCCCAGGAGATGTTCCCAACTCTGTGCTGAGCTCACAGCAATACTGAAGGACTTTAGGCAGCCAAAGGTCCTTATTTTCCGTACTCTCTCATGTCCTAAATGTGGCTGCATGTTTCTCTACAACCAGGGCCTCATTTACTGTTCCTGTTCAACAGCTGAATAG